The genomic window TGATCGCTTTCAATTGATGACCCGTTTTAGGTAATGGCTTGATTCCTAACTGCTTTGGCAGCATCGGTAAGGTCTCCATCTGCCAGCTTTGCCATTCTTTATTGATATCCTCCGGCATTTTCAGTCCTAATAAATGGCCCAAAGCCCACGTAACAATCGCGGTAGGACCTTCATAATAACTTTTATTTTTATTGTTAGCTTTTAAAACCCGGCTCAAATCTTTTGCTACACTAGGTTTTTCAGCAATGATCAATTGTTTTTTTGACATAGTGATCTCCTTTGTTTTTTCTCTGTAAATCCTATTTAAATCATACGCTTATGAAAACCATCTTCACTCTAAGACGGCCTGAGCTTAATCAAACTTTGACCTCTAGTATATCTTTCATCAAAGGACAGTTCTGGTTCAATCAACAAAATTTACATATACTTCTGTATTATAACAAACCCCGAGGAAAAATTACCTATTTTTTTCAATCTAAAAATGAATCGGCCCAACTAAATAAAATCAACTTGATTATTCTTTGTTGTCCAGGATATGCAAATGGCTGAAGCAGAAATTGCCTCAGCCATCACCTATTCACTTATCTTACAAGACTACTCTTGCAGCATTTTGGTTTTCCACACTGATCGGTGGTTTCATAGAGATCTTTCACACTTTCAAATGCGACCGGCTTATCATTTTGTAAAAGCGCTAATCCCATATATTGTTGGAGGTCTTCATCACATTCATCACACCAGCGTTCATCCCCATCATTCCAGAAAGCAGAAAGATAGTTTGGCTTAGCACTTGTATATGTATATTCTGATGAAATCTCCTGCCATTTTTGCAGGTAGTATGTAGCTGCCTCTTCCAAACAGTCAAATTCCTGTTTTTCCACAATGTCCTCGTGCCAATCCTCGAAAAACCACCATGGTTCGTTATCTCCGTACATTGTTATCACTTGGTACACATTTTTCACCTCTTTAAATTCGTACAAATGCTATTGTAGTCAGTTCCACTCGAAGTTGCAAGTAATTGAACCGTTAAAAAACAACGGTTATTTATTAAATAACAATAAACAGAGAACCGAAACCCGGTAAAGAACAAGGGCCCGGTCCATCTGCCATCGCTTTTAATCGATGGATTTCACTTTAAATATATTGGAGTGTTTTTTCTTCTTTATACGCTTGATCAATCAAGCCTCCGCCTAAGCATTCCATTCCATCATAGAATACAACTGCTTGTCCTGGTGTGATCGCCCGTACAGGTTCATCAAAAATCACTTCTGCCCGATCTCCATCCAACAAACGAACCGTTACTGGTACGTCTTGCTGACGGTAACGGAATTTTGCTGTGCAACGAAATTCCTTTGGTTTATCTTCGGTTGTTGTAAAATGGATTTCGCTGGCATCTAAATGTGTTGCATACAATGTCGGATGATGGAAACCTTGCCCAACATATAGCGTATTTGTTGCCAGATCCTTGCCAATAACGAACCACGGATCTTGTGTTTTGCCTCCGCCACCAATACCTAGTCCTTGACGTTGACCGATCGTATAGTACATCAAGCCATCATGCTGTCCTTTGATTTCTCCATCTTCGGTAACCATGTTTCCCTTTTGGGCAGGTAAATAGTTACTCAAGAAGGATTTGAAATTCTTTTCTCCGATAAAGCACACACCCGTGGAATCCTTCTTCTTAGCAGTGGCTAAGCCTGCTCGTTCTGCGATTTCTCTAACCTCAGATTTTTCCATCCCACCAAGCGGGAACATCGTTTTTGCTAGTTGTTCTTGAGACAATTGGCTCAGGAAATAGGTTTGATCTTTGTTATTATCTATACCTCTAAGCATATGGACTGTCCCATCTTCCTCTTTGCTTACTTGCGCGTAATGACCAGTCGCCACATAGTCAGCACCTAATTGCATGGCATAATCCAAAAATGCTTTAAATTTGATTTCCTTGTTACACATCACATCTGGATTTGGGGTTCTACCTCGACGGTACTCCGCCAAAAAATATTCAAACACCCGATCCCAGTACTCTTTTTCAAAATTGACCGAATAATAAGGAATCCCGATTTGGTCAGCAACCTTTGCGACATCCTTATAATCTTCCGTTGCTGTACAGACACCATTTTCGTCTGTATCGTCCCAGTTCTTCATGAAGATCCCGACCACATCATAGCCCTGCTCTTTCAATAAAAGAGCCGTTACTGATGAATCGACACCGCCACTCATTCCGACAACAACACGTGTTTCGCCGTTATCTTTCATTGTATCACCATCATTTCATATAGATTCTGAAATATCCACGATTTGAAGGTCGCTGTTTCCAGTGATACTCATTATACTAGGATTTTTTGAGATGTAAAGATGTTGACCATATCTGTAATTTCTTCTTTATAATCCAATCATTTCTCGTCTCCTATTCTCCTTATGTGTCCTTCAAGCGAATCAAAAGAACTCGTTCATCTAGCGTATAAGCAGCATTTTCGATCCATCTTTCATGCGCTATCGAGTAATCGACGATTTCAAGCGGCGGATCGAGGCTCACGTATTTATAGGCAGAACCCAATTCCTGCTTTTTCTGATTGCCCTCCTTGATCAACACATGATCCTTGACAACGGTGGAACAGAAAAGCGGTTCAATTGTCCTGCTTTGCCTCGAGTTGCCAGTTCTACTTTTCTTATTTGCTAGATAGACTAGACATTCTTTCCACCATTCATCTACTTGAAAATTAGTAGACTGGAAAGATAATAGTAGAATGGTATGCGTAAAGATAGTTAAAGGAATTAGCTAATCGCAGAGGCAGCAACTACTAGTAGCGAGCTGCGTCGATGTCCGCTCAACACTCGTAGGCCCTAAACTGCGACGAGTCACAAGCGAGAATGCCTCAGTGGTAAACCACTGTTTTTCGAGCCTCTTCGAAGAGGCTTCGGCAGGAAAATGTCCCCAAAAATAAAAAGGCAAGGCCTGTCATTCAGAAAATTTCTCTGCCTTGACGGCCTTGCCTCTCTTCTATTTTACCAATTCATAAAGTCCCGCTACTACTTTGTCTGCTTCAGGAAGATTTTCCTTCGTGCCGATACCAATCACATACATTCCTGCTGCTTTTCCTGCCTGTACACCAGCCTGAGCATCTTCAAAAACAATACAGTCCTCTGGAGATAGCCCCAAACCTTGCGCCGCTTTCAAGAAAACTTCCGGATCAGGCTTGGCATTTGTTACCTTTGTTCCGTCAATAATCACATCAAACAGCTCATAAATATTCAGGCTTTTCAATATGGAAACGGCATTTTTACTAGCTGATCCCAATGAGATCTTAACTCCTTCCTTCTTCAGTTGGAGAAGGTATTCCTTTGCCCCTTTTAGAAGCTCGTCTTCAGTCATATCTTTGATGAACGTCAGGTACCAGTCATTCTTCATTTCTCGCAATCGACTTTGCTCCAGCTCATCTTTTTCGATTCCACCTAGTTCTAAAAGAATCTCTAATGAGCGGACACGGCTTACTCCCTTTAGTTGTTCGTTTTCCTCTTCAGTAAAATCAAAACCTAATTGATTTGCCAACTTTTTCCAAGCCAAATAGTGATATTTCGCTGTATCGACCAATACACCATCTAAATCAAAAATTGCACCCTTCATTGTTTCCATACTTTTCCACCTTCCTTTGTTACTTCTACATGATAAATTTCTTCCTTCAATTGAACCTTGAAACGCATTTTCTGCCAGTGCTTTGGTAGTTTAGGGTTCACCGAAACTCTTCCCTCGCTGATTTTCAGACCAGCAAAGCCCAAAACAGCTGCCATCCAAGCACCACCATTAGCTGCCGGATGTGTACCGCCGATATAAATCGTCCCTGCAAATTGCTTGGATTCACCGGTCAAATCAACAGATGCCGTCTTCATAAAGTACGGATAGGCCCACTCAGGATCACCAATGTCACAGGCTAGCAACGCATAGATGCAAGGGCTTAGTGAAGAACCATGCTCAGTTCTTGGCTCGTAATACTGCCAATTCTTCCGTTTGACTTCCTTGGCGTATTCTTCCTTGAATAACGTCAGTAATAAGACCACGTCTGCCTGTTTCAAGATTTGTGTATCTGCAGCAACCCCATAAGCTCCGCCCCAATACTCTTTTGGATCGATCAAGCGAGAACGAACCGTATCTACTGTCGTATCTTCTAGCTTAAAATAGCCATCAAACTGTTCGATTAGCCCCGTTTGATCATCTGGCTGAGGAACGTACAATGCTTTTTTCATATTTCTCAGCTGCTCTATCTCTTGCTCGTACGCCAATTTTTCAATCAACGCTGCTTTATACGTAGGGGAATCTTCCAGTTGCTCCAATACCTTCTCTGCAATATTGATCGTGTAGGCAGCCATTTTGTTGGTATAGGCATTGTTATACACGCGTTCATGGTATTCATCCGGACCAATCACATCAATCAGTTCAAAACGTTCTTTTTCCGGTCGATAGTAAGCATACGAGTTGTAAAAGCGAGCACACTCAAGAATGACTTCTGCACCACCATTCATCAACAGCGCCAACTCTCCTGTCATCTGAAAGGTTTCCCAAATCCCATAAGCAACCGCCGCACTGATATGGATTTGCTTATCTCTAAAATACGTACGCATTGGACGTTGAGTAAATACATCCGTCACATTATAGTCAGAACAGGCATCTTGACCATTCTCTTGACTTTCCCATGCATAAAAAGCGCCACGAAAACCATATTCTGCTGCCTTAGCTCGTGCTCCATCTAACGTTTTTATACGATAATCTATCAAATTTTTAGCTGTTTCCGGTTCCGTATGAAGAAAGAATGGCAGCATAAACATTTCTGTATCCCAGAACACAGCCCCTTTATAGGTCTGACCAGATAATCCTCTGGCCGGGATCGAAGTCGCCTGTGAGTTCCGAGGAGCAATGATCATCAACTGATAAATACTATATCGTAACGCTAACTGAGCTTCGTCATCTCCTTCAATTTCAACATCAGCCATCGACCAACGCTGTGCCCATTCTTGCTGATGCTCCTTCTTCAGCGCCTGATACCCTTTCTGGTTCGCTGAATGACTTGCCTTTACAGCATATTTTAGAGGTTCCGCCACATCCTGAGAGGTATAAATAGCGATTGACTTTGTAAAATGATAGGTCTGTCCCGCTTGCGCAACAAACTCGATTTGTCGAAATATTCCCTTCTCTGTTTCAAAAATCCGCTGCGTGCCTTCAAAATCTGTAGTAAGAGTATCTGCAACTGTGATCGTATGCTTCATTTCACCACTGATCGCTGACAGTCCGAGCGTCTGTCCCTCTGAATAATGACTATACTCAAATAAATGAGGACCATTGATATCCCAGACATCACCATCGATTCCCGTGACTAAACGTATATTCGTAGTATTCTCTAAACAGAAAGAATAGGACATCAGCAGTAAATGCTTGTCTGTACCACTTGCGAATCGCTCGCTTACAACCCTTACCTCCCCAGATTTACCAGAGAAAACCGTTCTGCGTTGGTGAAGTGCCTGATGCATATCTATTTGCTGCTGATGTGCACATACTTCCTTCGTTCGAAGATCATACGGATCACCATCAACAAATAACTGCGTGTACAAACCATTGGGGGCATTGATTGGTTCCCGCCAAGAAGCTCCTTGCTGATCGTAAATACCAGACAAATTACACGCTGGTAACTCGCTTTTATCATACTCCTCCATCGTTCCTCGATACCCAAAGTACCCATTTCCTATTAAAAATTTATTGCCAAAATCAATCGTTTTTTCAAGCTGTCTGCCTTCTTCTGAAATCAACCAACTCATGATTTTCCTCCTTGATCTTTTCCTGCTATTCTATTGGCAGCTTTTTTCTATCCATCACTCATTCGATTTAAAAGACTAAATTATTCTCTACTGCAATCCACTTGTGACTCGTACCCCTGACTGTTAAAAAAAGAGATGGACGGCTATTGCTTCGCTATCCATCTCTTTTATCAGCTATCACACTCAGTTCATTTGACCTAGTGCATCAATTTTATAGTTCGTTCTTTCACTCTCGTTTTTCTGATCTTTGTTGTTGAACGATCGCTTGTTCAACTAAGCTGGCTACATCTGAGACGCTTACTGATTGGCTGGGACAGCTAATTCTATTCCCTCACTATCAATCAACCGCTCTTCACCATATACAGATAATAGAAGCGGTTCTCCACTTACGACACGGATAGAAGCGGCTTCCGTGCTCGCCATCACTTCAATAATCCGTTTTCGATATTCGATTCGGAAAGTGTACCCCTTCCATTGCTTTGGCACTACAGGATGAAGCATCAGCTGATCGCCATCACTGCGCAAGCCGCCAAAACCGTAAACAATATTCATCCAAGCCGCAGCAATTGAGGTTGTATGCAGCCCTTCATTTGTATTTCGATTGTAGTTATCCAAATCCATTCGTGTCGCAAAGCTGAAGAAATCAAACGCTTCATCCACCCTTCCCAATTCAGCCGCCAAGACAGAGTGAATGGATGGTGACAGCGACGATTCATGAATCGTCCTCGGTTCATAATACGCATAATTCACTTGCTTAGATTCCTTAGAAAAGCGCTGATTATATAGGAATTGGAACATTAGCACATCTGGTTGCTTGATCATATCATTTCGATAAATGCGGTCATAAGACCAATGACTGTATAGTGGAAAATCCGAAATCGGAATCTTATCAATATCGATATGCGGCAAATCAAAATACCCTTCGTGCTGCTCGATCACACCATCGGAACGTTCAAAGAAAAGTGTTTCTTCTGCACATTTTTGCCAATGCTGCCATTCCTGTTCAGTCAATTTGATTTTATCCATCAACTGTCCCAACTGCTCAGGAGCATCAACACTCATTTTCTCTAAAACTTTGATCGTGTATTCAAATGTTTGCTGAGCCATATAATTGGTATACGCATTGTGATTGACCATCACTTGAAACTCATCGGGTCCCATCACTCCATAAAAACCAAATTTTTTCGTTAATTGACTCCAATCTCCTCGAGATTCCAAAAATCTAGCGATTTCCACCAGCATTTCAATTCCATGCCCGTAAAGAAATGCTCGGTCATCCGTTAAATGAACATAGTGCCAAATGCCGTAAGCAACACCTGTACTTGGCTGAAACTGGGTACTCGCATGCTGCCAGAGATCACAAGCTTCCTCCCCATTTAATGTAGCAATCGGATAGCAGGCACCGATACAGTCTAAATCACGTGCTCTTCTTCTAGCTGCATCTAATGTCGAATAACGGAATTCCAACAAATTCTTCGCCGCTTTTGGGTTGTTGAACAAATAATACGGTAGACAACAGGTCTCTGTATCCCAGAAAGCATGACCACTATATGCTTCGCCAGTCAGTCCTTTCGCGCCAATATTGTTGGAAGGATTTTGCCCATGATAGGTCTGTTGAAGCTGGAAAATACAGAAACGAATCCCTTGCTGATTCTTATCATCCCCATCGATCTGAATATCAAAACGATCCCAAATAGTCGACCAGTAGTCTTTCTGTTCCTGTTGTGCCTGTTCATAGCCGGATGTCACTGACTCATTTAAAACAGTACTTCCCTCTGACCATAACACTTCTTCTCTAACTTCCTGCTTTTTGATTACATTTACAACAAGCTTCTCAACAACGGCTTCTTTTCCTTCTAATAAAGGCAGAATCAGTTCGTAACCAATTTTCTTTTCTGATTCGATCCGTTGCTTTTGATATTCTTGATTGACCGTCAGATGAAATCCTGTAAAAATCTGCTGCTTGGTCGTAAGCGTCTGCCCAATAATGGCCAGATCCCCTGCCTTATTCAGCACACCCTTTTTCTGTTCTTGCCAAAAAGAAACAGGTTCTTCTCCATGCATCGTATTGAAATCGACTCCTAGCTTCACTTGAATAGTTCCTGAAAAATTCAATGGCTCAAAAGAGATTCTTTGATAGCCATTTGTCGATTTTTCCATATGAAGAAAGCGTTCAAAAGTTAGTTTCAGCTGTTTCCCCGTTTGAGTTATCCAGATAAAAGAACGAGTCAATCTACCTGTCCTCAAATCTAGCTCACGATAAAAATCTTTCAGCTGGATCGTGTTCATATCCAGTTGCTCATCATCCAGTTGAATAGACGTATCTAACCAATTTACAGCGTTCAGCATAAAATGCGGTTTCGTTACAATTCCCTTATAGTGAGATAAGGCTTCCTTTCGACTATACTCATAAATCCCATTGAAATAGTTTCCTAAAAGGCTATCGCCGGATGTCCCTTCTTCAAAATAGCCACGTACACCCATATACTCATTTCCTAAGGAAAAAATCGATTCAGATACTCGCTCATACTTTGGGTCGAAGCCTTCTTCAATGATTTTCCAGGGATCTAGTTTAAAATAATCATCTGCAGCTTTTGCCATAGAATATACACCACCATTTTTATTTAAAGTACGTTTTTTGAAACAAGAGCCGAGGATGTCCATAAAAACACCCTTGTCCTATCTCATTTCTCTTGCTTAATTGATTTTTGTTACTGAACGGCGAACAATCAATTCACCTGAAAGTAAATACAATGGTTGGACCTCCTGATCCAACTGATTGATGATAGCGATAAGCTTCAACAAGGCCATCTCACCTTTTTTCACATGGTCCAAGCGAATCGTCGTCAACGGCGGATCATTGATTTCCGCATAACGAATATCATCAAAGCCGATAATGGAAATTTTCTCTTTGTCATATTGTCCCTGTTCCTTCAAAAAATGAATGAAGGAAGCTGCTAAAAAATCCGCAGTTACAACAACAGCTGTAAACTCATGCAATTGCTTCGCCATTTTTTCGAACTCACCACGATGAAACAAAAGCTTGCGATTAAAACTTAGCGTATGGTTCTTCAACGCCTTCTTGAATCCTTGATAACGCTGCTCGATAACCCCAGTTGTATCTTCATCAAACGGGTATGTTAGAAAAGCAAATCTTTCATGACCATTTTCAATCAGAAACTCTGTTGCAATCGTTCCAGCTTCAAAGTCGTCCGAATTGATAAACACCCGATTGTGTTCATGTTCAATGAGATACTCTTTTTTGTTTGCTAAGTGCGTATCAACAAATACGATCGGCGTCTGAATGATTTTATTGATTTCACTATAAAATTGCGGAGAAACACCTACAGCAATAAACCCTTCGAATTTCCAATTTCTTTGAACCGCTTCCACATCTTCAACAGAAGTAACATTATGGATCAGTGTAAACATTCCGGCTTCTTTCGCCTTACGTTCGATTCCTTCCAAAACTTCTGTAACAAAGGGATCTGAGAAATCCACATCTACTTTATCAGAATAATACAATAGACCGATCAGCTTGGATGAAGATTGGACTAAAGCCCGTGCATTCATATTGGGTGTATAGTTATATTTCTTTATGATTTCTTCGATTAGTTCAATTTTATCCTTGGAAACTCGATGGGCTTTCTTATTAATGACATTGGAAACGGTCGTTACACTCACGCCTGCTTCCTTGGCAATCTGTTTGATTGTTACCCGCATATTCTTCACCGTCTTCTTGTTTATTTACAACTATTATATCTATAACTCAAAATAGTATGCAAACTTTCTTTTCTATTTTCCAGATCCTGTTGCCACACCGGCAATAAACTGCTTCTGGAAAATAATGTATACAATGATAACCGGAATAATAGAAATTGATGTTGCAGCGAACAAACCACCATAATCTGTTCCATATTGACCATTGAACATTCGAAGTCCAACTGAGATCAATTGTTTGTTTTCATCATTGATCACTAAGAACGGCCAGAGAAAATCCTCCCAGCTCCATAGGAATTGGAAAATTGCCAGACTTGCAATTGTGTTACGAGACATTGGTAAAATGATTTTATGGAAAATAAAGAAATCTGTTGCACCATCAACACGTGCAGCTTCAAGCATTTCATCAGATATCTGCGAAATAGATTGGCGAAACATGAAAATACCGAAACCACTGACCATCGCCGGAATAATCAATGCCTTATACGAATCCAGCCAGCCAAAGTCCATCATCATTTCATATTTTGGAATAATCGTCACAGCCCACGGCAGCATCATTGTACTCAATACGACGCCAAACAATAGATTTCTACCTCTGAATCGAAACTTCGCAAAGACAAACCCAACTAACGCGCTAGAATAAATCGTGATTGCTGTGATTGCCACTGAAATCAACAAACTATTGAAAAACATACGCATAAAATTGAACTTCTCTTGAACATCTACATAATTTTGAAGCGTTGTTGGCGTTGGAAAGAGTCCGCCGTCCACTCTGACGATTTCCTGATTGGTTGCAAAAGAAGAGAGAAGCATCCAAACAAATGGTACGACCGTCACTAAGGCTAAAAATAATAGGAATAAGTTGAATAGGATCTTTTTCGTTTTCATTTGTCCAGCTTCCCTTCCCCTGTAATTTTGAACATGATGATTGTTAAAATACCAATGATCACAAAGAGTATGATCGCCATTGCCGAAGCTGTACCAAAATTATATTTTTCAAAAGCTTCATCAAAAATCAAATAGGAGATCACATAGGTACTCGTCCCAGGTCCGCCTTTTGTCATAATCAGTATTTGTATATAAGCCTGTAAATAAGTAATCAGTGATGTAATGACTACAAAAAGAGTAGTTGGTCGTAACAGCGGCCAAGTGATTTGACTAAATTTCTGCCATTTACTCGCACCATCGATCGACGCTGCCTCGAACACATCCTCCGGTAAGCCCATCAGTCCTCCAAGAAAAATTACCGTAGCATAGCCAAAATCTTTCCAAATCGTCATGATAATAATTGCTGGCATAGCCCATTGAGAGTTCATCAGCCAGTTGATATCCAAGCCAAACAGTTTATTGATCAGTCCAAACTGTGGATTGAACATCCACATCCAAACAAAGGATACCGCAACTAATGGCGTGATCGTCGGCATATAGAACATCCCTCTAAAGAATGTCTTGAAGCGTGCCAGTTTTGAATACAGCAAAGTCGCCAGCCCCAGCCCAAGTACAACACGAAACACTACGGAGAAGAATGAAAAAATAAATGTATTGCTCATTGAACTCCAGAACAGTTTATTCGTTAAAACATTTTTAAAGTTCTCAAATCCGACGTAGTCATATTTATCAATCAAAGGATTCCAGTCATGAAGACTTCCTGCAAATGCTTTATAAATTGGATAGATAAGAAAAATAGCAAAATAGAGGACCAATAGTGTGATCGTCACATTCCTCAGATTAATGAATGCAGGTTTTATTGTTTTTTGTTCCATAATTACTCCCCCTTCATTCTTAGGAAGGACGGTCGGGGAAATCCCCGACGTCCGTTCCCAATCTATCTACTTTGCTTCATCAAAAAACGCATAGCTGGATTCCAATGAAGTAAAATCTGTATCCTTCATTTCAGATTCCATCTTTTCTTGTCCATCCTTGATTGCCTGCTTCATTTCTTTTCCGTTATAAAGTACATCATCCAATGTTTGATCTGCTGTCTTTTCAACAGTAGCAGGGAACGCACCCGGCCAGATCAAGCGATCCACACGTGGAGCAATCGCACTTAAAACTGGATTTTCTAAAATTTCAGTATCTTCAGCCAACGATTTTTTGGTTGGGAATGAAGCAAGAGCCAACGCACCTTTTTTAGAGTATTCATCATTTGCCAAGCAATACTTCAAGAAATCCTGTCCAACAGCCTGTTGCTCTTCAGACTGGTTCTTATTGATCCCCGGAGTACTTTCTCCATTGTAGCGGTCATAAGCAAATGGCGTTTCTTCCGTTGGTGTTGGCGTTGGGAACACTCCAAAATCAATATCCGGATAATTCGTATTTAGCTCATTCAGATACCAGCCCCACATATAAACCATAGCAGACTGCCCATTACCAAAGCTTTGTTTCGCTTCTTTACCAAAGTCTTTTGAACCAACCTTATCTTTTTCATACAAGTCAATCAGAAACTGCATATTTTCAACTGTTGTCTTGTTGTCATAATTAACTTTTGTGCCGGACTCATCAAACAACAATGTTCCTTTCTGATAGTTCAAGCCTTCATAAATCGCACTATAGTTTTCAAAGTTATAGTTGAAGCCGGCCTGAGTAATTTGGTCTCCTTCAGTTTTAGTCAA from Enterococcus sp. 9E7_DIV0242 includes these protein-coding regions:
- a CDS encoding DUF1033 family protein, which encodes MYQVITMYGDNEPWWFFEDWHEDIVEKQEFDCLEEAATYYLQKWQEISSEYTYTSAKPNYLSAFWNDGDERWCDECDEDLQQYMGLALLQNDKPVAFESVKDLYETTDQCGKPKCCKSSLVR
- the mnmA gene encoding tRNA 2-thiouridine(34) synthase MnmA gives rise to the protein MKDNGETRVVVGMSGGVDSSVTALLLKEQGYDVVGIFMKNWDDTDENGVCTATEDYKDVAKVADQIGIPYYSVNFEKEYWDRVFEYFLAEYRRGRTPNPDVMCNKEIKFKAFLDYAMQLGADYVATGHYAQVSKEEDGTVHMLRGIDNNKDQTYFLSQLSQEQLAKTMFPLGGMEKSEVREIAERAGLATAKKKDSTGVCFIGEKNFKSFLSNYLPAQKGNMVTEDGEIKGQHDGLMYYTIGQRQGLGIGGGGKTQDPWFVIGKDLATNTLYVGQGFHHPTLYATHLDASEIHFTTTEDKPKEFRCTAKFRYRQQDVPVTVRLLDGDRAEVIFDEPVRAITPGQAVVFYDGMECLGGGLIDQAYKEEKTLQYI
- the pgmB gene encoding beta-phosphoglucomutase, encoding METMKGAIFDLDGVLVDTAKYHYLAWKKLANQLGFDFTEEENEQLKGVSRVRSLEILLELGGIEKDELEQSRLREMKNDWYLTFIKDMTEDELLKGAKEYLLQLKKEGVKISLGSASKNAVSILKSLNIYELFDVIIDGTKVTNAKPDPEVFLKAAQGLGLSPEDCIVFEDAQAGVQAGKAAGMYVIGIGTKENLPEADKVVAGLYELVK
- a CDS encoding glycosyl hydrolase family 65 protein, producing MSWLISEEGRQLEKTIDFGNKFLIGNGYFGYRGTMEEYDKSELPACNLSGIYDQQGASWREPINAPNGLYTQLFVDGDPYDLRTKEVCAHQQQIDMHQALHQRRTVFSGKSGEVRVVSERFASGTDKHLLLMSYSFCLENTTNIRLVTGIDGDVWDINGPHLFEYSHYSEGQTLGLSAISGEMKHTITVADTLTTDFEGTQRIFETEKGIFRQIEFVAQAGQTYHFTKSIAIYTSQDVAEPLKYAVKASHSANQKGYQALKKEHQQEWAQRWSMADVEIEGDDEAQLALRYSIYQLMIIAPRNSQATSIPARGLSGQTYKGAVFWDTEMFMLPFFLHTEPETAKNLIDYRIKTLDGARAKAAEYGFRGAFYAWESQENGQDACSDYNVTDVFTQRPMRTYFRDKQIHISAAVAYGIWETFQMTGELALLMNGGAEVILECARFYNSYAYYRPEKERFELIDVIGPDEYHERVYNNAYTNKMAAYTINIAEKVLEQLEDSPTYKAALIEKLAYEQEIEQLRNMKKALYVPQPDDQTGLIEQFDGYFKLEDTTVDTVRSRLIDPKEYWGGAYGVAADTQILKQADVVLLLTLFKEEYAKEVKRKNWQYYEPRTEHGSSLSPCIYALLACDIGDPEWAYPYFMKTASVDLTGESKQFAGTIYIGGTHPAANGGAWMAAVLGFAGLKISEGRVSVNPKLPKHWQKMRFKVQLKEEIYHVEVTKEGGKVWKQ
- a CDS encoding glycoside hydrolase family 65 protein; this encodes MAKAADDYFKLDPWKIIEEGFDPKYERVSESIFSLGNEYMGVRGYFEEGTSGDSLLGNYFNGIYEYSRKEALSHYKGIVTKPHFMLNAVNWLDTSIQLDDEQLDMNTIQLKDFYRELDLRTGRLTRSFIWITQTGKQLKLTFERFLHMEKSTNGYQRISFEPLNFSGTIQVKLGVDFNTMHGEEPVSFWQEQKKGVLNKAGDLAIIGQTLTTKQQIFTGFHLTVNQEYQKQRIESEKKIGYELILPLLEGKEAVVEKLVVNVIKKQEVREEVLWSEGSTVLNESVTSGYEQAQQEQKDYWSTIWDRFDIQIDGDDKNQQGIRFCIFQLQQTYHGQNPSNNIGAKGLTGEAYSGHAFWDTETCCLPYYLFNNPKAAKNLLEFRYSTLDAARRRARDLDCIGACYPIATLNGEEACDLWQHASTQFQPSTGVAYGIWHYVHLTDDRAFLYGHGIEMLVEIARFLESRGDWSQLTKKFGFYGVMGPDEFQVMVNHNAYTNYMAQQTFEYTIKVLEKMSVDAPEQLGQLMDKIKLTEQEWQHWQKCAEETLFFERSDGVIEQHEGYFDLPHIDIDKIPISDFPLYSHWSYDRIYRNDMIKQPDVLMFQFLYNQRFSKESKQVNYAYYEPRTIHESSLSPSIHSVLAAELGRVDEAFDFFSFATRMDLDNYNRNTNEGLHTTSIAAAWMNIVYGFGGLRSDGDQLMLHPVVPKQWKGYTFRIEYRKRIIEVMASTEAASIRVVSGEPLLLSVYGEERLIDSEGIELAVPANQ
- a CDS encoding LacI family DNA-binding transcriptional regulator, whose translation is MRVTIKQIAKEAGVSVTTVSNVINKKAHRVSKDKIELIEEIIKKYNYTPNMNARALVQSSSKLIGLLYYSDKVDVDFSDPFVTEVLEGIERKAKEAGMFTLIHNVTSVEDVEAVQRNWKFEGFIAVGVSPQFYSEINKIIQTPIVFVDTHLANKKEYLIEHEHNRVFINSDDFEAGTIATEFLIENGHERFAFLTYPFDEDTTGVIEQRYQGFKKALKNHTLSFNRKLLFHRGEFEKMAKQLHEFTAVVVTADFLAASFIHFLKEQGQYDKEKISIIGFDDIRYAEINDPPLTTIRLDHVKKGEMALLKLIAIINQLDQEVQPLYLLSGELIVRRSVTKIN
- a CDS encoding carbohydrate ABC transporter permease gives rise to the protein MKTKKILFNLFLLFLALVTVVPFVWMLLSSFATNQEIVRVDGGLFPTPTTLQNYVDVQEKFNFMRMFFNSLLISVAITAITIYSSALVGFVFAKFRFRGRNLLFGVVLSTMMLPWAVTIIPKYEMMMDFGWLDSYKALIIPAMVSGFGIFMFRQSISQISDEMLEAARVDGATDFFIFHKIILPMSRNTIASLAIFQFLWSWEDFLWPFLVINDENKQLISVGLRMFNGQYGTDYGGLFAATSISIIPVIIVYIIFQKQFIAGVATGSGK
- a CDS encoding carbohydrate ABC transporter permease, which produces MEQKTIKPAFINLRNVTITLLVLYFAIFLIYPIYKAFAGSLHDWNPLIDKYDYVGFENFKNVLTNKLFWSSMSNTFIFSFFSVVFRVVLGLGLATLLYSKLARFKTFFRGMFYMPTITPLVAVSFVWMWMFNPQFGLINKLFGLDINWLMNSQWAMPAIIIMTIWKDFGYATVIFLGGLMGLPEDVFEAASIDGASKWQKFSQITWPLLRPTTLFVVITSLITYLQAYIQILIMTKGGPGTSTYVISYLIFDEAFEKYNFGTASAMAIILFVIIGILTIIMFKITGEGKLDK